Proteins from a genomic interval of Synechococcales cyanobacterium T60_A2020_003:
- a CDS encoding TIGR01777 family protein: MKVAVTGATGFVGTRLVERLQAEGHSIVVLTRHPDRAQRLFPKAAFPNLDIVAYTPLVSGDWQGAIAGCDGVVNLAGESIAEGRWSPERKQAIMDSRKIGTQKIVEAIAQATPKPSVLVNSSAIGYYGTSETATFDETSNPGDDFLAQVCKAWEAEAEKVRESGTRLVILRTGIVLGKEGGALAKMLTPFQLFAGGPLGTGRQWVSWIHRDDLVSLILQALTNAQLNGTLNATAPNPVRMAEFCHDVGQVLHRPSWLPVPDFALTALLGDAATIVLEGQQVLPKRTQEQGFQFQFPELTPALKNILE; the protein is encoded by the coding sequence ATGAAAGTTGCGGTAACTGGAGCCACCGGGTTTGTAGGCACCCGTCTTGTCGAGCGCTTGCAAGCCGAAGGACATTCCATCGTAGTCTTGACGCGCCATCCCGACCGGGCACAGCGTCTATTTCCCAAGGCAGCATTCCCAAATCTTGATATCGTTGCCTATACGCCGCTGGTATCGGGAGACTGGCAAGGGGCGATCGCTGGATGTGACGGGGTCGTGAATTTGGCGGGCGAATCGATCGCCGAAGGGCGTTGGAGTCCAGAGCGGAAACAGGCGATCATGGATAGCCGCAAAATTGGAACGCAAAAGATTGTAGAGGCGATCGCCCAAGCGACTCCTAAACCTAGCGTTCTGGTCAACTCCTCCGCCATTGGCTACTACGGCACCAGCGAAACCGCCACCTTTGATGAAACCAGCAATCCCGGTGACGACTTCCTGGCTCAAGTGTGTAAAGCATGGGAAGCGGAAGCCGAGAAAGTGCGAGAAAGCGGTACTCGTCTGGTCATTCTGCGAACGGGAATTGTGCTGGGTAAGGAAGGCGGAGCCTTAGCTAAAATGCTGACCCCGTTTCAACTGTTTGCCGGAGGGCCGTTGGGAACGGGACGCCAGTGGGTGTCCTGGATTCATCGGGACGACTTGGTGAGCCTCATCCTCCAAGCCCTGACCAATGCCCAACTGAACGGCACCCTTAACGCCACTGCCCCCAATCCTGTTCGGATGGCCGAGTTCTGCCATGATGTCGGGCAGGTGTTACACCGCCCCTCCTGGCTACCCGTTCCAGACTTTGCGCTTACGGCACTGTTAGGTGATGCTGCAACCATTGTGCTAGAAGGCCAGCAGGTGTTGCCAAAGCGAACTCAGGAACAAGGATTTCAGTTTCAGTTCCCAGAGCTAACGCCTGCGTTAAAAAACATCCTGGAATAA